One stretch of Geoalkalibacter ferrihydriticus DSM 17813 DNA includes these proteins:
- the pckA gene encoding phosphoenolpyruvate carboxykinase (ATP) produces MFMIQAKDLGLSSVGKVYRNLSYDELFEQEVQNQEGRISANGTVMIDTGKFTGRSPKDKYFVHQQPSFENITWGRVNQAMAPEVFDELYAEVIDYLSGKDLYVTDGFCGSNEKTRRSVRFVTEFAWQSHFVKNMFIRPDAEALKNFAPNFTVYNACSLSNKNWERHGLNSEVFVVFNIEKNVAIIGGTWYGGEMKKGIFTMMNYWLPLQGILSMHCSANVGKDGDVCLFFGLSGTGKTTLSTDAARKLIGDDEHGWDDDGIFNFEGGCYAKCINLSAENEPEIYNAIQRNALLENVMANDDGIIDFDDRSKTENTRVSYPIEHIENHEASLKAAHPKNIIFLTCDAFGVLPPVSKLTKEQAMYYFLSGYTAKVAGTERGVTEPQATFSACFGEAFLPLHPTVYAKLLGEKMEKHGVNAYLVNTGWAGGGYNEGKRMSIKATRACINAILDGSIEKVEFDRTRWFRLHIPKTLPGVDAKLLNPRNAWSDPLEFDKTAHKLAGMFIENFKKYIKDGDDFDFTAAGPQV; encoded by the coding sequence ATGTTTATGATTCAGGCGAAGGATTTGGGCTTAAGCAGCGTGGGCAAAGTGTATCGCAACCTGAGCTACGATGAGCTGTTCGAGCAGGAGGTTCAGAACCAAGAAGGTCGTATCTCGGCCAACGGGACCGTAATGATCGATACGGGTAAGTTCACCGGTCGCTCACCCAAGGACAAGTATTTCGTCCACCAGCAGCCTTCTTTTGAGAATATCACCTGGGGCAGGGTCAATCAGGCCATGGCCCCGGAAGTCTTCGACGAACTCTATGCCGAGGTCATCGATTATCTCTCGGGCAAGGATCTCTACGTCACCGATGGTTTCTGCGGTTCCAATGAAAAAACCCGCAGGTCGGTACGCTTCGTCACTGAATTCGCCTGGCAGTCGCATTTCGTCAAAAACATGTTCATTCGCCCCGACGCGGAGGCGCTCAAGAATTTTGCGCCCAATTTCACCGTCTACAATGCCTGTAGTCTCTCCAACAAAAACTGGGAGCGCCACGGCCTCAACTCCGAGGTCTTCGTCGTCTTCAATATCGAGAAGAACGTCGCCATCATCGGCGGCACCTGGTACGGCGGTGAGATGAAAAAAGGCATCTTCACCATGATGAATTACTGGCTGCCGCTGCAGGGCATCCTCTCCATGCACTGCTCGGCCAATGTCGGCAAGGACGGCGATGTCTGCCTGTTCTTCGGCCTCTCCGGAACAGGCAAGACGACCCTGTCCACCGACGCGGCGCGCAAGCTCATTGGCGACGACGAGCACGGCTGGGACGATGACGGGATTTTTAATTTCGAGGGCGGCTGCTATGCCAAGTGCATCAACCTCTCGGCGGAGAACGAGCCGGAGATCTACAATGCCATCCAGCGCAATGCGCTGCTGGAAAACGTGATGGCCAATGACGACGGCATCATCGATTTCGATGACCGCAGCAAGACCGAGAACACCCGCGTCTCCTATCCCATCGAGCACATTGAGAACCACGAGGCGAGCCTCAAGGCCGCTCATCCCAAAAACATCATTTTCCTGACCTGCGATGCCTTTGGCGTGCTGCCGCCGGTCTCCAAGCTCACCAAAGAGCAGGCCATGTACTACTTTCTTTCGGGTTACACCGCCAAGGTGGCCGGCACCGAGCGCGGCGTGACCGAGCCCCAGGCGACCTTCTCGGCCTGTTTCGGCGAGGCGTTTCTGCCCCTGCATCCCACGGTTTACGCCAAGCTGCTCGGCGAGAAGATGGAGAAGCACGGCGTCAATGCCTATCTGGTCAATACCGGCTGGGCGGGCGGCGGCTACAACGAGGGCAAGCGCATGAGTATCAAAGCCACGCGCGCCTGTATCAACGCGATTCTCGACGGCAGCATCGAGAAGGTTGAATTCGACCGCACCCGCTGGTTCCGCCTGCACATTCCCAAAACCTTGCCGGGCGTCGATGCCAAACTGCTCAACCCGCGCAATGCCTGGTCCGATCCTCTGGAATTCGACAAGACCGCGCACAAGCTGGCGGGCATGTTCATCGAAAACTTCAAGAAGTACATCAAGGACGGCGACGATTTCGATTTCACCGCCGCCGGACCGCAGGTTTAG
- a CDS encoding NlpC/P60 family N-terminal domain-containing protein yields MAVCLRFFYFSLLLLFTACAPHPPGIADLERYPQIVAAHLDKATSDTPLLSDAVRQDLDADFDQRLFAPWRQERPRLSAAEAFWGLTSYGKRQGYAENLQPLAPARWQELVASLNQETYPSLAQPAITVRNTDLRAFPTARPFFLDPAQAGEGYPFDYFQNSALWAGTPLLVTHVSADGAWYFAEAGLASGWLPALDLAWADEDFRRNYVTGRHAALLADDLSLRDAQGTFLVQTHIGALFPLIGEDQNGLFLRVPVRDADGQAQARTALVAPQFAAAKPLPLTPRRIAAIADAMSGQLYGWGGMYENRDCSAFLRDLFTPFGVWLPRNSGAQAKAGEFIDLQNLSPDEKRAALLREGVPFYTLIWLRGHTALYLGSDSSSGEPLLLHNLWGVPTKNLWGKEGRALVGRLAVTGLHPGEERRDVKHNGFVERILGLTLLPGAGKK; encoded by the coding sequence ATGGCCGTTTGTCTGAGATTTTTTTACTTCTCCCTGCTTCTGCTTTTCACTGCCTGCGCCCCGCACCCACCAGGCATTGCCGACCTTGAGCGTTATCCGCAAATCGTCGCGGCCCACCTCGATAAAGCAACCAGCGACACACCCCTTCTTTCCGACGCCGTCCGCCAGGATCTGGACGCCGATTTCGACCAGCGCCTCTTCGCCCCCTGGCGGCAGGAGCGGCCGCGACTGTCCGCCGCCGAGGCTTTCTGGGGACTGACCTCCTACGGCAAGCGCCAAGGTTATGCTGAGAACCTCCAGCCCCTCGCACCCGCGCGTTGGCAGGAGTTGGTCGCATCCCTTAATCAGGAAACCTACCCGAGCCTCGCGCAGCCGGCCATCACCGTGCGCAACACCGATTTGCGCGCCTTCCCGACGGCCCGCCCCTTTTTTCTTGATCCCGCCCAAGCCGGTGAAGGCTATCCGTTCGACTATTTTCAGAATTCGGCCCTGTGGGCCGGTACGCCACTGCTGGTGACCCATGTCAGCGCCGACGGCGCCTGGTATTTTGCCGAAGCGGGCCTGGCTTCGGGCTGGCTGCCGGCCCTGGATCTGGCCTGGGCGGATGAGGATTTCCGCCGAAACTATGTAACCGGCCGCCATGCAGCTCTGCTGGCTGACGACCTGAGCCTGCGCGACGCGCAGGGCACCTTTCTCGTGCAGACGCACATCGGAGCCCTATTTCCCCTCATCGGCGAGGACCAGAACGGCCTTTTCCTGCGGGTGCCGGTACGCGACGCCGACGGCCAGGCGCAGGCGCGCACCGCTTTGGTTGCGCCTCAGTTCGCCGCCGCAAAACCCCTGCCCCTGACTCCTCGGCGCATCGCCGCAATCGCCGACGCCATGTCCGGACAGCTCTACGGTTGGGGCGGCATGTACGAAAACCGCGATTGCTCGGCCTTCCTGCGCGACCTGTTCACCCCTTTCGGCGTGTGGTTGCCGCGCAATTCCGGCGCCCAGGCCAAGGCCGGTGAATTTATCGACCTGCAAAACCTCTCGCCCGACGAAAAACGCGCCGCCCTGCTGCGCGAGGGCGTTCCCTTCTACACTCTGATCTGGCTGCGCGGCCACACCGCCCTGTACCTCGGGAGCGATTCGAGCAGCGGCGAGCCGCTGCTGCTGCACAATCTCTGGGGTGTCCCGACGAAAAACCTGTGGGGCAAGGAAGGACGCGCCCTGGTCGGGCGCCTGGCCGTCACCGGTCTGCATCCCGGCGAAGAACGCCGGGATGTTAAGCACAACGGCTTTGTCGAACGGATTCTCGGCCTGACCCTGCTGCCGGGGGCGGGCAAGAAATAA
- a CDS encoding class I SAM-dependent methyltransferase → MNKDAEKWNERWQERAQSPWVPDPWLLRILPLLPGGRLLDVACGRGRNALFLAEKGYAVTAVDIAAEGLMQLRDEARRRGHALEVRHCDLETLPDLGREVFDVVLDFFFLQRSLLPALQAAVRPGGVGVVRTFSRAGDFPGEAPNADFVLEPGELPRIFAGWEVLLHEEGLEPSSKGGSLAGIVARKPLP, encoded by the coding sequence ATGAACAAAGATGCGGAAAAATGGAATGAGCGCTGGCAGGAGCGCGCCCAAAGTCCCTGGGTGCCCGACCCCTGGCTGCTGCGGATTTTGCCCCTGCTGCCCGGCGGGCGGCTGCTCGATGTGGCCTGTGGCCGCGGGCGCAACGCCCTGTTTCTGGCGGAAAAGGGTTATGCGGTGACGGCAGTGGATATCGCCGCCGAAGGACTGATGCAATTGCGCGACGAGGCGCGGCGGCGCGGCCATGCCCTGGAGGTCCGGCACTGCGATCTCGAAACCCTGCCGGATCTGGGTCGCGAGGTCTTCGACGTGGTGCTGGACTTTTTCTTTCTGCAGCGATCGCTGTTGCCGGCGTTGCAGGCGGCGGTGCGCCCCGGCGGTGTCGGGGTGGTGCGCACCTTCAGTCGCGCCGGTGATTTTCCCGGCGAGGCGCCCAACGCCGATTTCGTTCTGGAACCGGGCGAATTGCCGCGGATTTTTGCCGGCTGGGAAGTGCTGCTGCACGAGGAAGGGCTCGAGCCCTCGAGCAAGGGCGGCAGTCTCGCCGGTATCGTCGCGCGCAAACCTCTTCCCTGA
- a CDS encoding NRDE family protein yields MCLIVLAIDSRPDLPLILAANRDEFYRRPTAAAEFWDDDPQILAGRDLQAGGTWLGVTRAGRWAAVTNVRNPQDMKPGRRSRGRLVRDFLRGTLAPGCFLRKLAPEAASFPGFNLLLGSAAQAWYFSNRNSCAPRRLEEGIYGLSNARLDTPWPKVRGARADLEALLAAQRPPAAVDLFALLADERRPADHELPDTGVGLDWERTLGSRFIRSADYGTRCSTLLRLDRDGFLDFRERSFNAGRVVMEHGFSWHLS; encoded by the coding sequence ATGTGCCTGATTGTTCTTGCCATCGATTCGCGCCCCGACCTGCCTCTGATCCTGGCCGCCAACCGAGATGAATTTTATAGGCGGCCTACGGCGGCGGCGGAATTCTGGGATGATGACCCCCAGATTCTCGCCGGCCGCGATCTGCAGGCGGGCGGCACCTGGCTCGGCGTGACCCGCGCTGGGCGCTGGGCGGCCGTGACCAATGTGCGCAATCCCCAGGATATGAAACCCGGCCGCCGCTCGCGGGGACGGCTGGTGCGCGATTTCTTGCGCGGCACGCTCGCGCCTGGTTGCTTCCTGCGCAAGCTGGCCCCGGAGGCGGCCTCGTTTCCCGGCTTCAATCTGCTGCTGGGTAGCGCTGCGCAAGCCTGGTATTTTTCCAACCGCAATAGCTGTGCACCGCGCCGCCTGGAAGAGGGGATTTACGGACTGAGCAACGCCCGGCTCGATACGCCCTGGCCCAAGGTTCGAGGAGCGCGCGCGGATCTCGAGGCTCTGCTCGCGGCGCAACGCCCTCCCGCGGCCGTGGACTTGTTCGCATTGCTTGCCGACGAGCGGCGTCCTGCCGACCACGAGCTGCCCGACACCGGCGTTGGACTTGACTGGGAACGCACCCTTGGATCGCGTTTCATACGCAGCGCCGATTACGGCACGCGTTGTTCGACGTTGCTGCGTCTGGATCGGGATGGTTTCCTTGATTTTCGCGAGCGCAGCTTCAATGCCGGCAGGGTCGTGATGGAGCACGGTTTTTCCTGGCATTTGTCTTGA